One window of the Candidatus Bathyarchaeum sp. genome contains the following:
- a CDS encoding TIGR00289 family protein produces MQLAALVSGGKDSVFALYKAQQLGHEIKVLGTMVPKRSDSYMFHFPNIHMTDYLAEALEIPLVKAQTCGIKEKELKDLKNLIVSLDVEGVVTGAIASVYQKKRIDNICDELGIKSLAPLWHQEPLDLMNELIDLRFKAIFVGVSAQGLDQTWLGQELTKETLQKLVKLNKKYQISLVGEGGEYESLVLDAPNFKKRIEILDAEKNYANNSGVYTIKQAKFVEKT; encoded by the coding sequence ATGCAGCTAGCGGCTTTGGTTAGTGGCGGAAAGGATTCAGTTTTTGCCCTTTACAAAGCCCAGCAACTGGGGCATGAAATCAAGGTTTTGGGCACCATGGTTCCCAAACGATCTGACAGTTACATGTTCCATTTTCCCAATATCCACATGACTGATTATCTTGCTGAAGCACTAGAAATTCCGTTGGTTAAGGCGCAAACTTGTGGAATAAAAGAAAAAGAACTAAAAGACCTTAAAAACCTAATTGTATCCCTTGACGTGGAAGGAGTCGTAACGGGGGCAATTGCTTCAGTTTATCAGAAAAAAAGAATCGACAACATATGTGATGAGCTAGGAATCAAATCCCTTGCTCCCCTTTGGCACCAAGAACCCTTAGACTTGATGAATGAACTAATTGACCTCAGATTCAAGGCTATATTTGTTGGCGTATCGGCTCAAGGTTTAGACCAAACATGGCTGGGACAAGAACTTACCAAAGAAACACTACAAAAGCTTGTGAAACTTAACAAAAAATATCAAATCTCTTTGGTAGGCGAAGGCGGAGAATACGAGTCACTGGTCTTGGATGCACCAAACTTCAAAAAACGTATTGAAATACTAGACGCAGAAAAAAACTATGCCAACAACAGCGGTGTGTACACAATTAAACAAGCAAAATTTGTAGAAAAAACCTGA
- a CDS encoding NAD(P)/FAD-dependent oxidoreductase: protein MNKFDVIVVGAGTGGSLTAKTLAQAGLKACMIDCKEEKNIGDKVCGDAIGRHHFDNIGIAHPSGAELDQLIEGIKVYSPDLETEVNVQGEGVHGYLVNRLLFGQRLLKEAKDAGVTLMDQTLVIDPIIENNYVVGVTAKNLKTNEKISISAKVVVDASGHTAVLRKKLPAEFGIENEVKGEDVEICYREIREIKEPIDKPEFCKIYLDLQKVPGGYYWVFPKSPTTINVGLGLAMKEGFPNPKDIYDEVISSMPLFKDSKVLTGGGGLVPTRSPISPMVGNGIIIIGDAACQVNPIHGGGIGSSMMGGVKAAQVIIEALEKGDVSKEQLWPYTGMFMKAYGAKQAGLDLFRLLLQSLTNEEMNYGMSHHIVTDDDLLKASMGEDLKLNISDKTSRLFKGLGCLSLLIKLNSTAKLMKEVKQLYRNYPTSPDGLADWQSKVDQVLEKAKNL, encoded by the coding sequence TTGAACAAATTTGACGTTATAGTTGTTGGGGCGGGAACAGGGGGCAGTTTAACCGCCAAGACTCTCGCACAAGCAGGCCTAAAAGCTTGTATGATAGACTGCAAAGAAGAAAAAAATATAGGTGACAAGGTCTGTGGAGATGCCATCGGAAGACACCATTTTGATAACATTGGAATTGCTCATCCTTCTGGAGCAGAACTTGATCAGTTGATAGAAGGAATCAAAGTTTACTCGCCAGACCTAGAAACAGAAGTAAACGTTCAAGGTGAAGGCGTCCACGGATACCTAGTTAATCGCCTACTTTTCGGTCAAAGACTATTAAAGGAAGCAAAAGACGCTGGCGTAACACTCATGGACCAGACCCTTGTCATTGACCCAATTATCGAAAACAATTACGTGGTTGGTGTAACCGCTAAAAACCTTAAAACAAACGAAAAAATTAGCATCTCAGCCAAAGTTGTGGTAGATGCAAGCGGACACACTGCTGTTTTGCGAAAGAAACTTCCCGCAGAATTTGGCATAGAAAACGAAGTTAAAGGTGAAGACGTCGAAATCTGTTACCGTGAAATTCGGGAAATAAAAGAACCAATTGACAAGCCTGAGTTCTGTAAGATTTATCTTGACCTGCAAAAGGTTCCAGGAGGATATTACTGGGTGTTCCCCAAAAGCCCAACAACAATCAACGTAGGTTTAGGGCTTGCCATGAAAGAAGGCTTCCCGAACCCAAAGGACATCTATGACGAAGTCATTTCTTCTATGCCCTTGTTCAAAGACTCTAAGGTATTAACAGGTGGTGGAGGATTAGTCCCAACCCGAAGCCCAATCAGCCCAATGGTTGGAAACGGAATCATAATTATCGGAGACGCAGCCTGCCAAGTCAATCCCATCCATGGTGGTGGAATTGGTTCCTCAATGATGGGGGGCGTCAAAGCAGCACAAGTCATAATTGAAGCCCTAGAAAAAGGTGATGTAAGCAAAGAACAACTGTGGCCGTACACGGGAATGTTCATGAAAGCATATGGAGCCAAACAAGCAGGATTGGACCTTTTCCGTTTGCTTCTTCAAAGTTTAACCAACGAAGAAATGAACTATGGTATGAGTCATCACATTGTCACTGATGATGATTTGCTCAAAGCCAGCATGGGTGAAGATCTAAAACTTAACATAAGTGACAAAACAAGCAGGCTGTTTAAGGGTCTTGGATGTTTATCTCTTCTGATAAAACTGAATTCTACAGCTAAACTCATGAAAGAAGTAAAACAGCTCTACAGAAACTATCCTACTTCCCCCGATGGATTGGCTGATTGGCAATCAAAAGTTGATCAGGTGCTTGAGAAAGCTAAAAACCTGTAA